In one Nicotiana tomentosiformis chromosome 6, ASM39032v3, whole genome shotgun sequence genomic region, the following are encoded:
- the LOC104119416 gene encoding protein MAIN-LIKE 1-like translates to MIERWRPETHTFHLPIGEATIMLEDEEVLFGLPVDGLPVAYQHALRDYRGFHYMHMLQRLTRFQPAEETALSGASRLPLTPVQQHLEAVDAEITDDSPPEVIGRHTRLVLLLMFDGVLFPNTSGNLVSLRFLHHLERLDDLPGYSWGATVIGYLYRQMCRASMGTQRDVAGFLSPLQVKT, encoded by the coding sequence atgatagagcggtggcgaccggagacgcacacgtTTCATCTACCCATCGGCGAGGCTACCATCATGCTTGAGGACGAGGAGGTTCTTTTCGGGCTGCCGGTTGATGGATTACCTGTAGCTTACCAGCATGCTCTCAGAGACTACAGGGGATTTCATTACATGCATATGTTGCAGCGGCTCACCCGATTCCAGCCAGCGGAGGAGACTGCATTGAGTGGGGCCAGTCGTTTGCCGCTGACGCCCGTTCAGCAGCATCTGGAGGCGGTGGATGCGGAGATTACAGATGATTCACCGCCGGAGGTTATCGGCCGGCATACGAGATTGGTGTTGCTGCTGATGTTTGATGGTGTgctgttcccgaacacttcgggaaacctagttagcttgagatttctacatcatcttgagcggctagatgatttacctggtTACAGCTGGGGTGCAACAGTTATAGGTTACCTGTATAGGCAGATGTGCCGGGCTAGCATGGGCACCCAGAGAGACGTTGCCGGATTTTTATCGCcgctgcaggtgaaaacatag
- the LOC104119415 gene encoding uncharacterized protein, protein MVCFCFLVDQRSVVKQTKPLAGSCSRCGRSAHVADMCSVTRFCYIPLYLKYWKAIVCSFCGAILKSYR, encoded by the coding sequence ATGGTCTGTTTTTGCTTTCTGGTGGATCAGAGGTCAGTAGTAAAGCAGACTAAACCGTTAGCTGGCTCCTGTTCGAGATGTGGCCGTAGTGCTCACGTTGCTGATATGTGTAGTGTTACCAGATTTTGTTATATTCCTCTTTACCTGAAATATTGGAAGGCTATTGTATGTAGCTTCTGTGGTGCTATTCTCAAGTCTTATAGATAA